One genomic window of Streptomyces sp. NBC_01276 includes the following:
- a CDS encoding peroxidase gives MDAVPSSAPARRTVIMAGAGAAALAVCPRTAAAATAAPAPLGDRPAEAAALPLRADRTTQGDVLAGSRKDHACLLLLHFRDVVLARRWLARLVPELSTTEEMARFNALFSAARVKAGGTDPASLSALWTGLSLTYPGLRLFAGREPFPAVPAGSTAEAFTQGAALRAEAVGDTGASAPASWLFGAEQPRRAVHAVLSLSADDPDRLASTVTRHREALATAGATIVFRQDAGTLPGALRGHEHFGFTDGISQPGVRGFHAPDAETGTTVQGKPGTRLVPAGEFLVGQEKAGQRPAGLPAWATGGSFQVVRRLAQDVPGWWEQARQRLVELKKAGAAPADATATWVAARLVGRWPGGTPIAGCPLAEQPGPVGADPDARLTYHEDAQGWHTPLFAHIRKGNPRDGLVPGPGRPPLAPDVLDNRRIIRRGIPFGPAYDPQNPKGAGGPDTPRGLLFIGYQADLVQQFEFVAKKWINESDFPAGRNPRVGADPVLGPGSPVTFETESDDGSRATTLRFGRYVRTQGALYAFTPSLPTLLALSRGTLDDSVEVHPGTVLRSGDVLDAGAVRLALGADGDLVVLDGSGAHRWSAGTAGTGHDALFSRDGELTVRTEAGATVWTSGTAGHPGARLLVKPSGDVVILDVDRVLWRAPGGHVG, from the coding sequence TCCCGCAAGGACCACGCCTGCCTGCTGCTCCTGCACTTCCGGGACGTGGTCCTGGCCCGCCGCTGGCTCGCCCGGCTGGTCCCCGAGCTCTCCACCACCGAGGAGATGGCCCGCTTCAACGCCCTCTTCAGCGCGGCCCGGGTCAAGGCGGGGGGCACCGACCCGGCCTCCCTGTCGGCCCTGTGGACCGGGCTCTCCCTCACCTACCCCGGGCTGCGGCTGTTCGCGGGACGGGAGCCCTTCCCCGCGGTGCCGGCCGGCAGCACCGCCGAGGCGTTCACACAGGGCGCCGCCCTTCGCGCCGAGGCGGTCGGGGACACCGGCGCCAGCGCCCCCGCGTCCTGGCTGTTCGGCGCCGAGCAACCGCGGCGCGCCGTGCACGCGGTCCTCAGCCTCTCCGCGGACGACCCCGACCGGCTAGCGAGCACCGTCACCCGCCACCGGGAGGCCCTCGCCACCGCCGGGGCCACGATCGTCTTCCGGCAGGACGCCGGCACGCTGCCCGGAGCCCTGCGCGGCCACGAGCACTTCGGGTTCACCGACGGCATCAGCCAGCCCGGCGTCCGCGGCTTCCACGCACCCGACGCGGAGACCGGGACCACCGTGCAGGGCAAGCCCGGGACGCGGCTGGTCCCGGCCGGGGAGTTCCTCGTAGGACAGGAGAAGGCCGGGCAGCGGCCCGCCGGGCTGCCCGCCTGGGCCACCGGGGGGTCGTTCCAGGTGGTGCGCCGCCTCGCCCAGGACGTCCCCGGCTGGTGGGAGCAGGCCCGGCAGCGGCTGGTGGAACTGAAGAAGGCCGGGGCCGCGCCGGCGGACGCGACCGCGACGTGGGTCGCGGCCCGGCTGGTCGGCCGCTGGCCCGGCGGCACCCCCATCGCCGGGTGCCCGCTCGCCGAACAGCCGGGCCCGGTGGGCGCCGACCCGGACGCCCGGCTCACCTACCACGAGGACGCGCAGGGCTGGCACACCCCGCTGTTCGCCCACATCCGCAAGGGCAACCCGCGCGACGGTCTCGTCCCCGGCCCCGGCCGGCCCCCGCTCGCCCCCGACGTCCTCGACAACCGACGCATCATCCGGCGCGGCATCCCCTTCGGCCCCGCCTACGACCCCCAGAACCCCAAGGGTGCGGGCGGCCCCGACACCCCGCGCGGACTGCTGTTCATCGGCTATCAGGCCGACCTGGTCCAGCAGTTCGAGTTCGTCGCCAAGAAGTGGATCAACGAGTCGGACTTCCCGGCCGGCCGCAACCCGCGCGTCGGCGCCGACCCGGTGCTCGGCCCGGGTTCACCGGTCACCTTCGAGACCGAGTCGGACGACGGCAGCCGGGCCACCACCCTGCGCTTCGGCCGCTACGTGCGCACCCAGGGCGCCCTGTACGCCTTCACCCCCTCGCTGCCCACCCTGCTGGCCCTCTCCCGCGGCACCCTCGACGACTCCGTGGAGGTCCACCCCGGCACCGTCCTGCGGTCCGGCGACGTCCTCGACGCCGGTGCGGTCCGGCTGGCCCTCGGCGCCGACGGGGACCTCGTCGTCCTCGACGGCTCCGGGGCCCACCGGTGGAGCGCCGGCACGGCGGGCACCGGCCACGACGCCCTCTTCTCACGCGACGGCGAGCTGACCGTGCGCACCGAGGCGGGCGCCACCGTCTGGACCAGCGGCACCGCCGGCCACCCCGGCGCCCGGCTGTTGGTCAAGCCGTCAGGTGACGTAGTGATCCTCGACGTCGACCGTGTGCTGTGGCGCGCACCCGGGGGCCACGTAGGGTGA
- a CDS encoding TDT family transporter gives MATTIVRPRTVIDIAPRIHKVPALRHLGPNWYASVMGTAIIANAGAALPYQLPGQRVACQIVWALSAVALAVLLTARTGHWLHHRDQARAHLADPAVAPFYGCLAMALLAVGAGTLTVGKDLIGTGAAVAADAVLFTAGTAIGLVMAVLVPYLMVVRHKIEASQASPVWLLPVVSPMVSAAVGPLLVPHLPAGQPREALLLACYAMFGLSLLATLLLLPLVFGRLIVSGPLPLALTPALFLVLGPLGQSTTAVNQLADVAPGAIGAPYADALAAFAVVYGVPVMGFALLWLALAASMLVRAARGGMGFAMTWWALTFPIGTCVTGAAGLARHTGLDAFAWLATALFLGLVAVWLLTAAHTLRGLFTGRLLPTTR, from the coding sequence CGCCCCGGATCCACAAGGTCCCCGCGCTGCGCCACCTCGGCCCCAACTGGTACGCCTCCGTCATGGGCACGGCCATCATCGCCAACGCGGGAGCGGCCCTCCCGTACCAGCTCCCGGGCCAGCGCGTGGCCTGCCAGATCGTCTGGGCGCTGTCGGCCGTGGCCCTCGCCGTCCTGCTGACCGCTCGCACGGGGCACTGGCTCCACCACCGCGACCAGGCCCGCGCCCACCTCGCCGACCCCGCCGTGGCCCCCTTCTACGGGTGTCTGGCGATGGCCCTGCTGGCCGTCGGGGCCGGCACCCTGACCGTCGGCAAGGACCTGATCGGGACCGGCGCCGCCGTCGCCGCGGACGCCGTGCTCTTCACCGCCGGCACCGCGATAGGCCTGGTCATGGCCGTGCTGGTGCCCTACCTGATGGTGGTCCGGCACAAGATCGAGGCCTCGCAGGCCAGCCCCGTCTGGCTGCTGCCCGTGGTCTCCCCCATGGTCTCCGCCGCCGTCGGGCCCCTGCTCGTGCCCCACCTGCCCGCCGGTCAGCCCCGGGAGGCGCTGCTGCTGGCCTGCTACGCCATGTTCGGCCTCAGCCTGCTGGCCACGCTGCTGCTGCTCCCCCTGGTCTTCGGCCGGCTGATCGTGAGCGGCCCCCTGCCCCTGGCGCTGACCCCGGCCCTGTTCCTGGTGCTCGGCCCCCTCGGCCAGTCCACCACCGCCGTGAACCAGCTCGCGGACGTGGCCCCCGGCGCGATCGGCGCCCCCTACGCCGACGCCCTCGCCGCCTTCGCGGTCGTCTACGGGGTGCCCGTGATGGGATTCGCCCTGCTGTGGCTGGCCCTGGCGGCCTCGATGCTGGTCCGGGCCGCACGGGGCGGCATGGGCTTCGCGATGACCTGGTGGGCGCTGACCTTCCCCATCGGCACCTGCGTCACCGGCGCCGCCGGACTGGCCCGGCACACCGGCCTGGACGCCTTCGCCTGGCTGGCCACCGCCCTGTTCCTCGGCCTGGTCGCCGTCTGGCTGCTGACCGCGGCCCACACCCTGCGCGGCCTGTTCACCGGCCGGCTGCTCCCCACGACCCGCTGA
- a CDS encoding helical backbone metal receptor, producing the protein MRVVSLVPSLTEAVAVTAPGLLVGVTDWCTHPADFGAAVRIGGTKNPDVRRIAGLRPDLVIANEEENRLPDLDALRATGVEVLVTEIRDLPQAFAELERVLVGALGLERPEWLDRAEAAWSAVEPPGELRAFVPVWRRPWMVLGRDTFAGDLLARLGVRNAYGDHPERYPKVPLAELAASGCDLVVLPDEPYAFTAEDGPEAFPGLPAALVSGRHLTWYGPSLAEAPEVLGRALSGSWGAAGR; encoded by the coding sequence GTGCGCGTCGTCTCGCTCGTGCCCTCCCTGACCGAGGCGGTGGCGGTGACCGCGCCGGGGCTGCTCGTGGGGGTGACGGACTGGTGCACGCACCCGGCGGACTTCGGGGCCGCGGTGCGGATCGGGGGGACGAAGAACCCCGACGTGCGGAGGATCGCCGGCCTGCGCCCGGACCTGGTGATCGCCAACGAGGAGGAGAACCGGCTCCCGGACCTCGATGCCCTGCGTGCGACCGGGGTGGAGGTGCTGGTGACCGAGATCCGTGACCTCCCGCAGGCCTTCGCCGAGCTGGAGCGTGTACTGGTGGGGGCGCTGGGGCTGGAGCGGCCCGAGTGGCTGGACCGGGCGGAGGCGGCCTGGTCGGCGGTGGAGCCGCCCGGAGAGCTGAGGGCCTTCGTGCCCGTCTGGCGCCGGCCCTGGATGGTGCTCGGCCGCGACACCTTCGCGGGTGACCTCCTCGCCCGGCTGGGGGTCCGCAACGCCTACGGGGACCACCCCGAGCGGTACCCGAAAGTGCCGCTCGCCGAGCTGGCGGCGAGCGGCTGCGATCTGGTGGTGCTCCCGGACGAGCCCTACGCCTTCACCGCCGAGGACGGCCCGGAGGCCTTTCCGGGCCTGCCGGCCGCCCTCGTCAGCGGACGCCACCTGACCTGGTACGGGCCCTCGCTGGCCGAGGCCCCGGAGGTGCTGGGGAGGGCGCTCAGCGGGTCGTGGGGAGCAGCCGGCCGGTGA
- a CDS encoding helix-turn-helix domain-containing protein → MNDKEDGNDKEKDSKEPLRVGVAVRKRRRALHLTLAAVSARSGLSVPFLSQIENERARPSMRSLERVADALETTAVELLAASDTARTVDLVRAGDESGLSPVMGVRPLVRGHHQLHALEFTGDQDAGREYQHRNDELMYVVSGACQVEAEGRAYRLESGDALFLSGGVRHRWRATSEDTRLLVVAVGDHIHATSEPPSPEH, encoded by the coding sequence ATGAACGACAAGGAAGACGGCAACGACAAGGAGAAGGACTCCAAAGAGCCGCTGCGGGTGGGCGTGGCCGTGCGCAAACGGCGCCGCGCGCTCCACCTGACCCTCGCCGCGGTGTCGGCGCGCAGCGGCCTGTCCGTCCCCTTCCTGAGCCAGATAGAGAACGAACGGGCCCGCCCCAGCATGCGATCGCTGGAGCGGGTGGCCGACGCGCTGGAGACCACGGCGGTCGAGCTGCTGGCCGCCTCCGACACGGCGCGCACCGTGGACCTCGTACGGGCCGGTGACGAGTCCGGGCTGAGCCCGGTGATGGGCGTACGCCCCCTCGTGCGCGGGCACCACCAGCTGCACGCGCTGGAGTTCACCGGGGACCAGGACGCCGGCCGCGAGTACCAGCACCGCAACGACGAGCTGATGTACGTGGTTTCCGGCGCCTGCCAGGTGGAGGCGGAGGGGCGGGCCTACCGGCTGGAGAGCGGGGACGCGCTGTTCCTCTCCGGTGGGGTGCGACACCGCTGGCGGGCCACGAGCGAGGACACCAGGCTCCTGGTCGTCGCCGTCGGCGACCACATCCACGCCACCTCCGAGCCCCCCTCGCCGGAGCACTGA